The following are encoded together in the Actinoplanes sp. N902-109 genome:
- a CDS encoding bifunctional DNA primase/polymerase, producing MQWSTSLIDRIRLRRAAQRYAMHGWAVTPGAYPTGGRFTCGRAGCRIMGCHPAVESWEDDASTDVARVAGWWRQHPYTVLLATGSGFDVLEVPAAVGLRVLGAVRLHTGVIGPEQGDARGPVAVTPSGRWMFFVLPDGELRPELASCLDILHHGRGSWIPAAPSRTPEGPVRWAVAPEQIGWHLPGSATVQAMLLDALDALGRRPPRPVALSVPRQMSTARRAA from the coding sequence ATGCAGTGGAGCACCAGCCTCATCGACCGGATCCGGCTCCGCCGGGCCGCGCAGCGCTACGCCATGCACGGCTGGGCGGTCACCCCGGGCGCCTATCCGACCGGCGGGCGGTTCACGTGCGGGCGCGCCGGTTGCCGGATCATGGGCTGTCACCCCGCGGTCGAGTCCTGGGAGGACGACGCGAGCACGGACGTCGCCCGGGTGGCCGGATGGTGGCGGCAGCACCCGTACACGGTGTTGCTCGCGACCGGGAGCGGCTTCGACGTGCTGGAGGTGCCCGCGGCGGTCGGCCTGCGGGTGCTGGGCGCGGTGCGGCTGCACACCGGCGTGATCGGCCCCGAGCAGGGCGACGCCCGCGGCCCGGTCGCGGTGACGCCGTCGGGCCGCTGGATGTTCTTCGTCCTCCCGGACGGCGAGCTGCGCCCGGAACTGGCGTCCTGCCTGGACATCCTGCATCACGGGCGGGGTTCGTGGATCCCGGCCGCCCCCAGCCGCACCCCGGAGGGCCCGGTGCGCTGGGCCGTCGCGCCCGAGCAGATCGGCTGGCACCTGCCCGGGTCGGCGACCGTGCAGGCCATGCTGTTGGACGCGCTGGACGCACTCGGTAGGCGGCCGCCCCGGCCCGTCGCGCTCAGCGTTCCACGGCAGATGTCCACCGCTCGCCGTGCGGCCTGA
- a CDS encoding YciI family protein: protein MLYLLVVDYQPGAVTTPMEEWTPADIKAHMDYFDELNAELLKTGEYVGGHALTGPQLAKVVTSDGTGPVVTDGPLTGAERMPAGYQLVDVATEDRAIAIAARISAVPGPGGVPMQQPISVRRVISADDFATL, encoded by the coding sequence ATGCTGTACCTGCTCGTCGTCGACTATCAGCCCGGCGCCGTGACCACGCCCATGGAGGAATGGACACCGGCGGACATCAAGGCCCACATGGACTACTTCGACGAGCTGAACGCCGAACTGCTCAAAACCGGCGAATATGTCGGCGGGCACGCCCTGACCGGCCCCCAGCTGGCCAAGGTCGTCACCTCGGACGGCACCGGCCCGGTCGTCACGGACGGACCGCTGACCGGCGCGGAACGGATGCCGGCCGGATATCAGCTCGTCGACGTGGCGACCGAGGACCGGGCCATCGCGATCGCCGCCCGCATCTCCGCGGTCCCGGGGCCGGGCGGCGTCCCGATGCAGCAGCCCATCAGCGTGCGCCGGGTGATCAGCGCCGACGACTTCGCGACACTGTGA
- a CDS encoding NAD(P)/FAD-dependent oxidoreductase: MTYDVIIIGGGPAGSSAAVALGRALRSVLVIDAGRPRNAPAEGIHNFLTRDDIAPAEFRALSRAEVTRYGGEIVDGTVTTAGRDGDHLVVTMTNGQTFQSRRLLVTTGLTDELPDLPGLRERWGHQVIHCPYCHGYEVRGKAIGVIGTSPMSLHQAQMWRQWSDDIVYFQHTGPAPEPPASDAFAARGIRTVTGTVAEVTDAGVRLTDGTVVARDALVVAPRFLTNGGFLESLGLETTPHDFGTTVVAEPDGRTTVPGVWLAGNVTDPMAQVISAASAGLSVAAAINMDLIAADTAAAVAAQPPVSSR, translated from the coding sequence ATGACGTACGACGTGATCATCATCGGCGGTGGCCCGGCCGGCAGCAGTGCGGCCGTGGCCCTGGGCCGCGCACTGCGCTCGGTGCTCGTCATCGACGCCGGCCGGCCGCGCAACGCCCCGGCCGAGGGCATCCACAACTTCCTCACCCGCGACGACATCGCCCCGGCGGAGTTCCGGGCGCTCAGCCGGGCGGAGGTGACCCGGTACGGCGGCGAGATCGTCGACGGCACCGTCACCACGGCCGGCCGGGACGGCGACCACCTTGTCGTGACAATGACGAACGGACAGACATTCCAGTCACGGCGCCTGCTGGTGACCACCGGCCTGACCGACGAGCTGCCCGACCTGCCCGGCCTGCGCGAGCGCTGGGGCCACCAAGTGATCCACTGCCCGTACTGCCACGGCTACGAGGTACGCGGCAAGGCCATCGGGGTCATCGGCACCTCGCCGATGTCGCTGCACCAGGCACAGATGTGGCGGCAATGGAGCGACGACATCGTCTACTTCCAGCACACCGGGCCCGCGCCGGAACCGCCCGCGTCGGACGCCTTCGCCGCCCGTGGCATCCGGACCGTGACCGGGACGGTCGCCGAGGTGACCGATGCCGGCGTCCGCCTCACCGACGGCACCGTGGTGGCTCGCGACGCGCTCGTCGTCGCGCCACGGTTCCTGACCAACGGCGGTTTCCTGGAGTCGCTGGGCCTCGAGACGACCCCGCACGACTTCGGTACGACGGTGGTCGCCGAACCGGACGGGCGGACCACGGTTCCGGGGGTCTGGCTCGCGGGCAACGTCACCGACCCGATGGCCCAGGTGATCAGCGCGGCGTCGGCCGGGCTGTCCGTCGCGGCGGCCATCAACATGGATCTGATCGCGGCGGACACAGCCGCCGCCGTGGCCGCTCAGCCGCCGGTCAGCTCCCGATAG